A genomic region of uncultured Roseibium sp. contains the following coding sequences:
- a CDS encoding ATP-binding cassette domain-containing protein, with translation MTRALFDLEDLNPQANPVHRQWNELSDQLGSEAAETAFNKLSEGKTPAERCLVPLLREMNWQGNDRLLFEALPHFDRIASIQDLRTVLNRINVSSTRYRANPADIAVSQLPCISVTADDVLVLATKTGNGDFRAFSGLKGEAVILSAKDITRHEVYTVSEETETDRKTSGSRRWSSLASKQFRTSIVSILAIGFVLNILALGPPLFIMAIYDKAMGAKSIEVLLTMAAGIGIIVLSELALRKTKNLLQSYLGGRVDAIVGNKTFERILHLPYSMLAEAPIGTQVMRLRYFDSVRDIFQSALFTAIVDIPFTLIFIAAIFLIGGPVAYPPLALLIIYSVIAVYVLPKVQREVAAVGEHKSKLNSFMIETLRNQRTLRDLSVEDTWLERFSGLSANFNKSNIHARNLTHLLQTVSQTLMTICGVFVLGIGALQVMNSDMSLGALIATMALSWRVLNPMNQAFLSITQLAQSRTVLEQIDNLMKVPLEREPGYLPRITRDIQGDLKITSLVLRYPGATEASLKGIELTVKQGELLAITGPSGSGKSTLFQAITGLYQPQVGSILFDGLDVRQLDSAEWRSRIGYAPDDLDFFYGTVKQNLLLSEPGASDSRIFETVESLGLLSYLEENFEGLETRLNSEILKKIPDNMKQRIVLARALVKRVPLYLFDNPGMHLDFDGDRKFMDMIGQLQGKATVLINTQRPSHMKMADRVVVFNSGQIAMMGPPSQVVPVLMGQTAKAG, from the coding sequence GTGACCCGTGCCCTGTTCGATCTTGAGGACCTGAACCCGCAGGCCAATCCCGTTCACCGTCAATGGAATGAATTGTCGGACCAATTGGGAAGTGAAGCTGCCGAAACGGCCTTCAACAAGCTGAGTGAAGGAAAGACCCCGGCCGAGCGATGTCTTGTGCCTTTGCTGCGCGAAATGAACTGGCAGGGCAACGACCGGCTCCTGTTCGAAGCTCTGCCGCACTTCGATCGGATCGCGTCGATCCAGGACCTCAGAACGGTTCTGAACCGGATAAACGTTTCGTCCACGCGCTACCGCGCCAATCCCGCCGATATTGCTGTCTCGCAGCTTCCGTGCATCAGCGTTACCGCCGACGACGTTCTCGTGCTCGCGACCAAAACCGGGAACGGGGACTTTCGCGCCTTTTCAGGCTTGAAGGGGGAAGCCGTCATCCTCTCGGCGAAGGACATCACGCGGCACGAGGTCTACACGGTTTCGGAAGAAACGGAAACGGACAGGAAAACTTCCGGCAGCCGCCGATGGTCGTCACTGGCGTCGAAACAGTTCCGGACCAGCATCGTTTCAATCCTGGCGATCGGCTTCGTGCTCAACATTCTCGCTTTGGGACCGCCATTGTTCATCATGGCGATCTACGACAAGGCGATGGGCGCCAAGTCGATCGAGGTGCTCCTGACGATGGCGGCCGGCATCGGCATCATTGTCCTGAGCGAATTGGCGTTGCGAAAGACCAAGAACCTCCTGCAGTCCTATCTCGGTGGGCGCGTGGATGCGATTGTCGGCAACAAGACATTCGAGAGGATTCTGCATCTTCCCTATTCGATGCTCGCCGAAGCTCCGATCGGAACCCAGGTCATGCGGTTGCGGTATTTCGACAGCGTTCGCGACATTTTTCAAAGCGCGCTCTTCACCGCGATCGTTGATATCCCGTTTACGCTGATCTTCATCGCGGCGATCTTTCTGATCGGTGGCCCGGTGGCCTATCCGCCGCTTGCACTGCTGATCATTTATTCCGTGATCGCCGTCTACGTGTTGCCCAAGGTCCAGCGCGAGGTGGCCGCGGTCGGCGAGCACAAGTCCAAGTTGAACAGTTTCATGATAGAAACGCTTCGAAATCAGCGTACGCTCAGGGATCTCTCGGTTGAAGATACCTGGCTCGAACGCTTTTCCGGCCTGTCAGCCAATTTCAACAAGTCGAACATCCACGCGCGCAATCTGACACACCTGTTGCAGACGGTGTCGCAGACACTCATGACGATCTGCGGCGTGTTTGTGCTCGGCATAGGCGCGTTACAGGTAATGAACAGCGACATGAGTCTCGGGGCGCTTATTGCCACGATGGCCTTGTCGTGGCGCGTTCTCAACCCGATGAACCAGGCCTTCCTGAGCATCACGCAGCTTGCACAAAGCAGAACGGTGCTCGAACAGATCGACAATCTGATGAAAGTGCCGCTGGAACGCGAACCCGGTTATCTGCCCAGGATCACACGCGACATTCAGGGCGACCTGAAGATTACGTCTCTCGTATTGCGCTATCCAGGTGCCACCGAAGCGTCGCTGAAAGGCATCGAGCTGACGGTGAAACAGGGAGAGCTGCTGGCGATCACCGGTCCGAGCGGCTCCGGGAAGTCGACCCTCTTTCAGGCCATTACCGGCCTCTATCAGCCCCAGGTCGGTTCCATTCTTTTCGACGGGCTGGACGTTCGACAGCTTGATTCAGCCGAATGGAGATCGCGGATCGGTTATGCACCCGACGATCTCGATTTCTTCTATGGAACCGTGAAGCAGAACCTGCTTCTCTCCGAACCGGGAGCGAGTGACAGCCGGATTTTCGAAACCGTGGAGTCCCTCGGCCTCCTGTCCTATCTCGAGGAGAATTTCGAAGGTCTGGAGACGCGCCTGAACAGCGAAATCCTCAAGAAGATTCCGGACAACATGAAACAGCGCATCGTGCTGGCCAGGGCACTCGTCAAGAGGGTGCCGCTCTACTTGTTCGACAACCCCGGCATGCATCTCGATTTCGATGGCGACCGCAAGTTCATGGACATGATCGGACAGCTGCAGGGCAAGGCAACCGTTCTGATCAACACGCAGCGTCCAAGTCACATGAAAATGGCCGACCGCGTGGTCGTGTTCAATTCCGGACAGATCGCGATGATGGGGCCGCCGAGCCAGGTTGTTCCGGTCCTGATGGGACAGACCGCCAAGGCCGGCTGA
- a CDS encoding BatD family protein, with amino-acid sequence MTIVRLLALALFLAANPASAQDAQIPEIRTSLEQDTAVPGQPLIYRVTVLVPTWLPSPPVFPSYETPNVVVRLPSRASGPTSETIDGETWSGVTRSYRLYPMTAGTFQIPPGTIKVTYADPDNQQPVVVDAQTDGFEITGKIPEGAQDLDPFLAAKSLTLERTVEGTPESMKAGDALTITTIAKVTGVAPMFVPPLSDADPGNGLAAYPKEPVLDEKEDRGLLSGTRSEVTSLVAETAGTYTIPEKSLSWYNLESGKIETATVPEIALQVTGTADAQPGQQAAPFDWRDLFGWLVLFALVAVLATVAWRLLSPGVRRSAAALKERYYTSESYLFRQLTAAIRQHDLNGTLQRASRWKIAVGGDTRFGDWRDFELAVHACSALSFSAKSPPRREDADRRWKHLLETVRGLRRSLSRKRQSETFARLPDINPR; translated from the coding sequence ATGACGATCGTCCGGCTGCTGGCCCTGGCCCTGTTTCTGGCTGCCAATCCCGCTTCGGCGCAGGACGCCCAGATCCCCGAAATCAGAACGTCTCTGGAACAGGATACCGCTGTTCCCGGCCAGCCGTTGATCTACAGGGTCACGGTGCTGGTTCCCACCTGGCTCCCCTCGCCTCCCGTGTTCCCGAGTTATGAAACGCCCAATGTCGTTGTGCGGCTGCCGTCGCGGGCATCGGGCCCGACGAGCGAGACGATCGACGGCGAGACGTGGTCCGGCGTGACACGGTCGTACCGTCTGTATCCCATGACTGCGGGAACGTTTCAGATCCCGCCGGGTACCATCAAGGTGACTTACGCGGATCCGGATAACCAGCAACCGGTCGTGGTCGACGCGCAAACGGACGGGTTCGAAATCACCGGAAAGATCCCCGAAGGCGCCCAGGACCTCGACCCGTTTCTTGCCGCTAAGTCGCTGACACTGGAGCGGACTGTCGAAGGCACTCCCGAAAGCATGAAAGCGGGCGATGCGCTGACCATAACCACGATCGCGAAGGTGACGGGTGTGGCCCCGATGTTTGTGCCGCCGCTCTCCGACGCGGACCCGGGCAACGGGCTGGCCGCTTATCCGAAGGAGCCGGTCCTCGACGAAAAGGAAGACAGGGGTCTGCTATCAGGCACCAGAAGCGAGGTAACCTCGCTGGTCGCGGAAACCGCGGGCACCTATACCATCCCGGAGAAAAGCCTTTCCTGGTACAATCTTGAAAGCGGCAAAATCGAAACCGCCACCGTTCCGGAGATCGCGCTTCAAGTGACTGGCACGGCGGATGCGCAACCCGGTCAGCAGGCAGCACCCTTCGATTGGCGGGACCTGTTCGGTTGGCTCGTCCTGTTCGCGCTTGTCGCTGTTCTGGCCACTGTCGCGTGGCGATTGCTGTCTCCGGGTGTCAGGCGATCGGCAGCGGCGCTCAAGGAACGATACTACACGTCGGAAAGCTATCTGTTCCGTCAGTTGACCGCCGCCATAAGACAACACGACCTCAACGGGACACTGCAGCGTGCGTCGAGGTGGAAGATCGCCGTCGGCGGCGACACCCGGTTCGGCGACTGGAGGGATTTTGAGCTGGCAGTCCACGCATGCAGCGCGCTTTCTTTCTCGGCAAAAAGCCCCCCAAGGCGGGAGGATGCAGACCGCCGATGGAAGCATCTTCTTGAAACCGTCCGAGGCTTGCGCCGGAGCCTTAGCAGGAAAAGGCAGTCAGAAACATTTGCCCGTCTGCCCGACATCAATCCCCGCTAG
- a CDS encoding phosphatase PAP2 family protein, whose product MNKSLAALSALALGIVVFTAPVQALEPSSQLLPPASVDAHGLIMEPPALGTPRFHEELSTVLWLQETRTQEQAEFVETTLNTERFAPVIGDSIFEVNGPALKTVIDNAIDAVRADYDAVKGVYDYPRPFEISSAVEPLGDARPVASYPSGHSIRAVVYARLLAEVFPEKADELADLATRIGHGRVVAGVHYPMDVSEGQKLGHAYADAIIAGPAFQDAIANVRSGNAS is encoded by the coding sequence ATGAACAAGTCTTTAGCTGCCCTGTCCGCACTCGCGCTCGGCATCGTGGTTTTCACGGCACCGGTTCAGGCACTCGAACCGTCCAGCCAGCTGCTTCCGCCTGCAAGCGTCGATGCACACGGTCTGATCATGGAGCCGCCCGCGCTCGGAACACCCCGGTTCCACGAGGAACTTTCAACCGTCCTCTGGTTGCAGGAAACACGCACGCAGGAGCAGGCAGAGTTCGTGGAAACCACGTTGAACACGGAGCGTTTCGCGCCGGTGATCGGTGACTCGATCTTCGAGGTGAATGGCCCTGCCCTGAAAACCGTCATAGACAATGCGATCGATGCGGTGCGTGCGGATTATGACGCCGTGAAAGGTGTTTACGACTACCCCCGGCCGTTCGAGATCAGCAGTGCGGTCGAACCGCTTGGTGATGCACGGCCCGTTGCGTCCTACCCGAGCGGCCATTCGATCCGTGCGGTTGTCTATGCCCGGCTGCTCGCAGAAGTCTTTCCGGAAAAAGCGGATGAGCTTGCGGATCTCGCGACCCGTATCGGCCATGGCCGTGTTGTCGCAGGCGTGCATTATCCGATGGATGTGTCAGAAGGCCAGAAACTCGGCCATGCCTATGCCGACGCGATCATTGCCGGGCCTGCATTCCAGGACGCGATTGCAAATGTAAGGTCCGGGAACGCGTCCTGA